A section of the Metabacillus endolithicus genome encodes:
- the uvrB gene encoding excinuclease ABC subunit UvrB — MSEQFELVSKYKPQGDQPKAIQALVEGINQGKKHQTLLGATGTGKTFTVSNLIKEVNKPTLVIAHNKTLAGQLYSEFKDFFPNNAVEYFVSYYDYYQPEAYVPQTDTFIEKDASINDEIDKLRHSATSSLFERNDVIIIASVSCIYGLGSPEEYKELVVSLRTGMEIERNQLLRRLVDVQYERNDIDFRRGTFRVRGDVVEIFPASRDEQCIRVEFFGDEIDRIREVDALTGEIMGEREHVAIFPASHFVTREEKMEKAIKNIEAELEERLEEMRENGKLLEAQRLEQRTRYDLEMMREMGFCSGIENYSRHLTLRPSGTTPYTLLDFFPEDSLIVIDESHVTLPQIRGMFNGDQARKQVLVDHGFRLPSAMDNRPLRFEEFEKHIENIVYVSATPGPYEMDHSPEMIEQIIRPTGLLDPTIDIRPIEGQIDDLIGEIHSRVEKNQRVLITTLTKKMSEDLTNYLKEIGIKVNYLHSEIKTLERIEIIRELRLGKYDVLVGINLLREGLDIPEVSLVAILDADKEGFLRSERSLIQTIGRAARNAEGHVIMYADKITNSMEIALNETKRRREIQIEFNEKHGITPQTIQKEIRDSIRATTAAETPEDYEATAANKLTKLTKKERDKVISEMENEMKEAAKSLNFERAAELRDLILELKAEG; from the coding sequence GTGAGCGAGCAATTTGAATTAGTCTCAAAATACAAGCCGCAAGGTGATCAACCTAAGGCAATTCAAGCATTAGTTGAGGGAATTAACCAAGGAAAAAAGCATCAAACACTACTAGGTGCAACAGGTACAGGTAAAACCTTTACTGTTTCAAATCTAATAAAAGAAGTAAATAAACCCACATTAGTTATTGCCCATAACAAAACATTAGCCGGGCAGCTATACAGTGAGTTTAAAGACTTCTTCCCAAATAATGCCGTTGAGTATTTTGTTAGTTACTATGATTATTATCAGCCAGAGGCATATGTTCCACAAACGGATACATTTATTGAAAAAGATGCCAGCATTAATGATGAAATAGATAAACTTCGTCACTCTGCAACATCCTCTCTTTTTGAACGAAACGACGTCATCATCATTGCCAGTGTTTCTTGTATTTACGGCCTCGGTTCGCCAGAGGAATATAAAGAGCTAGTTGTTTCATTAAGAACAGGTATGGAAATTGAACGAAATCAGCTCCTAAGAAGATTGGTAGATGTTCAATACGAACGAAATGATATTGATTTTCGAAGAGGAACGTTCCGGGTTCGCGGTGATGTGGTGGAAATCTTTCCGGCATCTCGAGATGAACAATGCATTCGCGTAGAATTTTTCGGTGATGAAATTGACCGTATTCGTGAAGTTGATGCTTTAACAGGAGAAATCATGGGAGAGCGCGAGCATGTGGCCATTTTCCCGGCATCTCACTTCGTTACAAGAGAAGAAAAAATGGAGAAAGCCATAAAAAATATCGAAGCAGAGCTAGAGGAACGTTTAGAGGAAATGCGTGAAAATGGTAAGCTGCTAGAGGCTCAGCGTCTTGAGCAAAGAACGAGATATGACCTAGAAATGATGAGGGAAATGGGCTTTTGCTCCGGTATCGAAAACTACTCTCGTCACCTAACACTTCGCCCATCAGGAACCACTCCTTATACGTTACTAGATTTCTTTCCTGAAGATTCACTGATCGTTATTGATGAGTCACATGTTACATTGCCACAAATTCGGGGTATGTTTAATGGTGACCAGGCACGTAAACAGGTGCTAGTGGACCATGGCTTTCGATTACCATCAGCAATGGATAACCGACCTCTTAGATTTGAGGAATTCGAAAAGCATATTGAAAACATTGTGTATGTATCTGCTACACCTGGTCCTTATGAAATGGACCATTCACCTGAGATGATTGAGCAGATTATCCGCCCGACTGGACTATTAGATCCTACGATTGATATTCGTCCAATTGAAGGACAAATCGATGATTTAATTGGCGAAATTCACTCAAGAGTTGAAAAAAATCAACGTGTCCTCATTACAACACTAACGAAAAAAATGTCTGAGGATCTAACAAACTACCTTAAAGAAATAGGGATTAAAGTAAACTACTTACATTCTGAAATAAAAACATTAGAGCGGATTGAAATTATCCGGGAACTTCGTCTTGGGAAATATGATGTTCTTGTTGGAATCAACCTGCTAAGAGAGGGCTTGGATATTCCAGAGGTTTCACTTGTTGCTATTCTTGACGCAGACAAGGAAGGCTTCTTAAGATCAGAACGTTCTCTTATTCAAACAATCGGTCGTGCGGCCCGTAACGCAGAGGGACATGTTATTATGTACGCCGATAAAATTACAAATTCAATGGAAATTGCACTTAATGAGACAAAGCGTCGTCGTGAAATTCAGATAGAATTTAATGAAAAGCATGGAATCACTCCTCAAACCATTCAAAAAGAAATTCGTGATTCCATTCGTGCAACAACTGCTGCTGAAACTCCAGAAGATTATGAGGCAACAGCTGCGAATAAGTTAACGAAATTAACGAAGAAAGAACGAGATAAAGTAATTTCTGAAATGGAAAATGAAATGAAGGAAGCAGCAAAATCATTGAATTTTGAACGTGCTGCTGAGCTGCGTGATTTGATTTTAGAGTTAAAAGCGGAAGGATGA
- a CDS encoding DUF2198 family protein, whose amino-acid sequence MVIKIILAIFMPFLLVLLFTRVSYNHYVGTALTAALLTASYIKGYTHGPSIYFIDIVSLGVGFFYAKKMKDNLHKKK is encoded by the coding sequence ATGGTAATCAAAATCATTTTAGCTATCTTTATGCCTTTTCTTCTTGTGCTACTGTTTACACGTGTCAGCTATAATCACTATGTAGGAACAGCCCTAACTGCGGCATTGTTAACAGCCTCTTACATAAAAGGCTACACACACGGCCCAAGCATTTATTTTATTGACATCGTATCATTAGGAGTAGGTTTCTTCTATGCGAAAAAAATGAAGGATAACCTCCATAAGAAGAAATAG
- a CDS encoding GNAT family N-acetyltransferase — MNILKVTLNELDQVSHLFNQYRMFYGQASNLEGAKEFIKERIENNESFIFLALENNSPAGFVQLYPIFTSVGMNRKWLLNDLFVAEDYRRHGVGKALMNKAKNLAVETSAAGILLETTKDNVKAQALYESLGYEKEDAVYFYNLSI; from the coding sequence TTGAATATTCTAAAAGTGACTTTAAATGAATTAGACCAAGTATCACACTTATTCAATCAATACAGAATGTTTTACGGACAAGCATCAAATCTCGAAGGTGCAAAAGAATTTATTAAAGAGAGAATCGAAAACAATGAGTCTTTTATCTTCTTAGCATTGGAAAACAATTCTCCAGCTGGTTTTGTTCAGCTTTATCCGATTTTTACATCAGTAGGTATGAATCGCAAATGGCTATTAAACGATTTATTTGTTGCTGAAGATTATCGCCGTCATGGAGTAGGAAAAGCATTGATGAATAAAGCAAAGAATCTTGCAGTCGAAACCAGTGCCGCGGGCATTCTTTTAGAAACAACAAAAGACAATGTAAAAGCACAGGCCCTTTATGAAAGCTTAGGCTACGAAAAAGAAGATGCTGTTTATTTTTACAATTTATCAATTTAA
- a CDS encoding peptide chain release factor 3: MSLQQEINKRRTFAIISHPDAGKTTLTEKLLFFGQIIRSTGTVKGKKSGKFAASDWMEIEKKRGISVTSSVMSFPYHDFHVNILDTPGHEDFSEDTYRTLTAVDSVVMIIDSTKGVEPQTIKLFKVCRMRGIPIFTFINKLDREGRDPLELLSEIEEVLGIESYPMNWPVGSGKRFLGIHDRFNKQFVRFKGDEEEEIISLDDLANTDIEENSIYQDTLGELELLEEAGNEFTAERVEKGELTPVFFGSALANFGVQTFFDTFLQFAAQPQPRKTDQGLIEPEKDQFSGYIFKIQANMNPAHRDRIAFFRVCSGKFERGMSVNLSRTNKTIKLNQTQAFMAKDRDTVDEAYPGDIIGIYDPNIYQIGDTLIGGKDSYQYEELPQFPPELFKRVQAKNVMKAKQFRKGIEQLVQEGAIQLYRQEMNDSIILGAVGQLQFEVFEYRMKAEYNVDIEFTPLGERIPRWIKSEKFDKRFFDSRSMLVRDRYGAFAVLFENEFTLRYFLENQKDIELVDLLEENDYQGVTSQK, encoded by the coding sequence ATGAGCTTACAACAGGAAATAAATAAACGACGTACGTTTGCCATCATTTCTCACCCGGATGCTGGGAAAACAACGTTAACAGAAAAACTGCTTTTCTTTGGTCAAATCATTCGTTCAACAGGGACGGTTAAAGGAAAAAAATCAGGCAAATTTGCTGCATCAGACTGGATGGAGATCGAGAAAAAACGTGGGATCTCGGTTACTTCAAGTGTTATGAGTTTCCCTTATCATGATTTTCACGTGAATATCTTGGATACACCTGGACATGAAGACTTCAGTGAAGACACTTATCGTACGTTAACAGCGGTTGACAGTGTTGTCATGATTATCGATTCAACGAAAGGTGTTGAGCCGCAAACGATTAAACTTTTTAAAGTATGTCGGATGAGGGGTATTCCGATTTTTACGTTTATTAATAAGCTTGACCGTGAAGGGCGAGATCCGTTAGAGCTGCTTTCAGAAATTGAGGAAGTGCTTGGAATCGAATCATATCCAATGAACTGGCCAGTCGGAAGCGGTAAACGCTTCTTAGGTATACATGATCGGTTTAATAAGCAATTCGTTCGCTTTAAAGGTGATGAAGAGGAAGAAATTATCTCTCTTGATGATCTCGCTAATACGGATATTGAAGAAAATTCTATTTATCAAGACACATTAGGTGAACTGGAATTACTTGAAGAAGCAGGAAATGAATTCACAGCTGAGCGTGTGGAAAAAGGAGAGCTTACACCAGTATTCTTTGGTAGTGCCCTTGCAAACTTTGGTGTACAGACATTTTTTGATACATTCCTTCAATTTGCTGCACAACCACAGCCTCGTAAAACAGATCAAGGCTTAATCGAGCCGGAAAAAGATCAGTTCTCAGGCTATATTTTCAAGATCCAAGCAAATATGAATCCGGCTCACCGTGATCGTATTGCGTTTTTCCGTGTATGTTCAGGAAAATTTGAACGAGGCATGAGTGTGAACTTGAGCAGAACGAATAAAACAATTAAATTAAATCAAACACAAGCCTTTATGGCAAAGGACCGTGATACCGTTGATGAAGCATATCCTGGTGATATTATCGGAATTTATGATCCAAATATCTATCAAATCGGTGATACGTTAATTGGTGGAAAAGATTCGTACCAATATGAAGAACTTCCACAATTCCCACCAGAATTGTTCAAACGAGTGCAAGCGAAAAACGTAATGAAGGCAAAGCAGTTCCGTAAAGGAATTGAGCAGCTTGTTCAAGAAGGGGCAATTCAGCTTTATCGTCAGGAAATGAATGATTCAATTATTCTCGGTGCGGTTGGTCAGCTGCAATTTGAGGTATTTGAATACCGTATGAAAGCTGAGTATAACGTTGATATCGAATTCACTCCACTAGGTGAACGAATTCCAAGATGGATTAAAAGTGAAAAGTTTGATAAACGCTTCTTTGATTCAAGAAGTATGCTTGTTCGTGACCGTTATGGTGCATTCGCGGTTCTGTTTGAAAATGAATTCACTTTACGTTATTTCTTAGAAAATCAAAAAGACATAGAGCTAGTCGATTTATTAGAAGAAAACGACTATCAAGGTGTAACATCACAAAAGTGA
- a CDS encoding DUF47 domain-containing protein → MVFSKGKRDKFSELLIKMTDNLQSTTQYCIEQNISNHHELQIFLEAIKEYESTGDELIQTITRELNQTFITPIDREDILQLAIDIDDVLDGIEHTAALFEMYSVTNVTEHMKKFVNINHQCAVEISLAITCLSQKKLQAISPYSLKLKEHEANSDNLLRTAVKNLFATVKDPIKIIQYKDIYESLEGIVDSCRKVANTLDSIVMKNA, encoded by the coding sequence ATGGTGTTTTCAAAGGGTAAAAGAGATAAATTTTCAGAGCTTTTAATAAAAATGACAGATAATCTTCAATCAACAACGCAGTATTGCATTGAACAAAACATATCAAATCATCATGAATTACAAATTTTCTTAGAAGCAATAAAAGAGTATGAATCAACGGGTGATGAGCTTATTCAAACGATTACGAGAGAGCTTAACCAAACGTTTATCACGCCGATCGACAGGGAGGACATCCTTCAACTTGCGATCGATATCGATGACGTACTAGACGGAATTGAACATACTGCTGCACTTTTTGAAATGTATTCTGTTACAAATGTAACCGAGCACATGAAAAAATTCGTGAACATTAACCATCAATGTGCTGTTGAGATTTCGTTAGCTATTACCTGTTTATCGCAGAAAAAATTACAAGCAATCTCTCCGTACTCTTTAAAACTCAAAGAACATGAAGCGAATAGTGATAATTTACTTCGCACGGCTGTGAAAAATCTATTTGCTACTGTAAAAGATCCAATTAAAATCATTCAGTATAAAGACATCTATGAATCTCTCGAGGGCATCGTTGACAGCTGTCGCAAAGTGGCGAACACACTTGATAGCATTGTGATGAAAAATGCGTAA
- a CDS encoding efflux RND transporter permease subunit, with translation MNSIINFVLKNKFAVWLLTIIITVAGLYSGLNMKLETIPNITTPIISVTTIYPGLTPEEVADNVTEPIEKIVQNLNGVNVVSSNSMQNASSLQIEYGFEKNMDEAEDELNDALTDIELPDGANEPGVSRISLNAFPILALSIANEDQSLAELTTVVEDEIIPALEGVEGVSSVQVSGQQLEEVEFTFKEDKMAELGLDTETVKGLIQGSDVTFPLGVLTLDETEKSVVVDGNITTIDDLKNIEIPVMPSAQGNQQAAAQGGQSADMTDQSPQAGAGQAQAQMPANIELPTVKLSEIADIELVGKAESISRTNGKEAIGIQIVKATDANTVDVANGIEEKLADFEDEIEGLDVVYTLDQATPIEESVGTMLSKALFGALFAVVIILLFLRDIKSTLISIISIPLSLLIAIILLNQMGITLNMMTLGAMTVAIGRVVDDSIVVIENIYRRMSLKGEQLKGKALVREATKEMFIPIMSSTIVTIAVFLPLALVKGMIGELFLPFALTMVFALLASLLVAITIVPMMAHSLFKKNLYGESKKLKQHDEHKPGKMTGAYRSILNWTLNHKIITSLIAIAMLVGSLFLVPVIGVSFLSSEEEKMMIVTYKPEPGETREQAEEAALSAEEFFLDREHVKTVQYSLGSENPMNPGDTNSAMFFILYEDDTPEFAEEKEQVVEDLIEVAAGGGEWASQDFASMGSSNAITMYVYGNSMEDIEPVVADIQEIMENNDSLKNVESSMSETYEEYTFVANQEELSKYGLTAAQIGMALNPTRERPVLTTVEKDGEDLNVYLQVEEETYENVDDLTEKTIQSPLGTEVKIGDVVDVQEGETSNTVTRRDGKIYVSVSGEIKTDDVAKVSTDVQTKVDDLELPSTIEVNMGGVSADIQESFTQLGLAMLAAIAIVYLILVITFGGALAPFAILFSLPFTVIGALVGLLIAGETLSVNSMIGALMLIGIVVTNAIVLIDRVIHKEKEGLSTREAILEAGTTRLRPILMTAIATIGALIPLALGLEGGGMISKDLGVTVIGGLTSSTLLTLVIVPIVYEALSKVRRKKTLVEEE, from the coding sequence ATGAATAGCATAATTAATTTTGTTTTGAAAAACAAATTTGCTGTATGGCTACTTACAATTATTATAACAGTAGCTGGGTTATATTCTGGATTAAACATGAAGCTTGAAACAATCCCGAATATTACTACCCCAATTATTTCAGTTACAACGATTTATCCAGGGCTTACACCTGAAGAAGTCGCTGATAATGTCACAGAACCCATTGAAAAGATTGTTCAAAATTTAAATGGAGTGAATGTTGTTAGCTCAAACTCTATGCAAAATGCTTCATCTCTTCAAATCGAATACGGATTTGAAAAAAATATGGATGAAGCTGAAGATGAATTAAACGATGCATTAACTGATATTGAACTTCCTGATGGCGCTAATGAACCTGGCGTTTCAAGAATTAGTTTAAATGCATTTCCTATTTTAGCATTAAGTATTGCGAATGAAGATCAATCACTTGCAGAGCTTACTACTGTTGTTGAAGACGAAATCATCCCTGCTTTAGAAGGGGTTGAAGGTGTTTCTTCTGTTCAAGTATCTGGTCAACAGTTAGAGGAAGTAGAGTTTACTTTTAAAGAAGATAAAATGGCAGAGCTAGGTTTAGATACAGAGACAGTTAAAGGTCTTATTCAAGGCTCTGATGTTACTTTTCCATTAGGAGTTTTAACATTAGATGAAACAGAAAAATCTGTTGTAGTCGATGGAAACATTACAACAATTGATGATTTGAAAAACATTGAAATTCCAGTTATGCCTTCAGCGCAAGGAAATCAACAGGCAGCAGCACAAGGTGGTCAATCGGCTGATATGACCGATCAGTCACCACAAGCTGGTGCAGGCCAAGCCCAAGCACAAATGCCTGCTAATATCGAATTGCCTACTGTGAAACTTTCAGAAATTGCTGATATCGAATTAGTTGGAAAGGCAGAGTCGATTTCTCGTACTAATGGGAAGGAAGCAATCGGTATTCAAATTGTAAAAGCAACAGACGCTAATACAGTAGATGTTGCCAACGGTATTGAAGAAAAATTAGCTGATTTTGAAGATGAAATTGAAGGTCTTGATGTTGTTTACACACTTGACCAAGCAACACCAATTGAAGAGTCAGTTGGGACAATGCTAAGTAAAGCACTATTTGGAGCACTTTTCGCGGTTGTTATTATTCTCTTATTCTTAAGAGATATTAAATCAACATTAATCTCGATTATTTCAATTCCGTTGTCATTATTGATCGCAATTATCCTGTTAAATCAAATGGGTATTACGCTGAACATGATGACACTTGGTGCGATGACTGTTGCGATTGGTCGTGTTGTTGATGACTCGATCGTTGTTATTGAAAATATTTACCGAAGAATGTCACTTAAAGGTGAACAATTAAAAGGTAAGGCATTAGTTCGTGAAGCAACAAAAGAGATGTTCATACCAATCATGTCATCAACAATCGTTACGATCGCGGTATTCTTACCGTTAGCGCTTGTAAAAGGAATGATCGGGGAACTATTCTTACCATTCGCATTAACAATGGTATTTGCGCTTTTAGCATCATTATTAGTTGCGATCACAATTGTACCAATGATGGCGCACAGTTTATTTAAGAAAAACTTATATGGTGAAAGCAAAAAATTAAAGCAACATGACGAACACAAACCAGGAAAAATGACTGGTGCTTATCGTTCAATTTTAAATTGGACGTTGAACCACAAGATCATTACATCTCTGATTGCGATTGCTATGTTAGTAGGAAGTTTATTCTTAGTTCCGGTTATCGGCGTAAGTTTCTTATCTTCTGAAGAAGAAAAAATGATGATTGTTACGTACAAACCAGAGCCAGGTGAAACAAGAGAGCAAGCAGAAGAAGCAGCTTTAAGTGCTGAAGAATTCTTCTTGGATAGAGAACATGTGAAAACAGTACAATATTCACTTGGTAGTGAAAACCCAATGAATCCTGGTGATACAAACAGTGCGATGTTCTTCATTCTTTATGAAGATGACACACCAGAATTTGCGGAAGAAAAAGAACAAGTTGTTGAAGATTTAATTGAAGTAGCAGCTGGTGGGGGAGAATGGGCTTCACAAGACTTTGCTTCAATGGGATCTAGCAATGCGATTACGATGTATGTTTATGGCAACAGCATGGAAGACATTGAGCCTGTTGTAGCAGATATCCAAGAGATTATGGAAAACAATGATTCTCTTAAAAATGTAGAATCAAGTATGTCAGAAACATATGAAGAGTATACATTTGTAGCTAATCAAGAAGAGTTAAGTAAGTACGGACTAACAGCAGCTCAAATCGGTATGGCGCTTAACCCAACAAGAGAACGTCCAGTATTAACAACAGTTGAAAAAGACGGTGAAGACCTAAATGTGTATCTTCAAGTTGAAGAAGAAACGTATGAAAATGTTGATGATTTAACAGAAAAAACCATTCAATCTCCACTTGGAACAGAAGTGAAAATTGGTGATGTTGTTGACGTACAAGAAGGAGAAACATCAAATACAGTCACAAGACGTGATGGGAAAATTTATGTTTCAGTTTCTGGTGAAATCAAAACGGATGATGTTGCAAAAGTGTCAACAGATGTTCAAACAAAGGTAGATGATTTAGAACTTCCGTCAACAATTGAAGTAAATATGGGTGGGGTATCAGCGGACATCCAAGAATCATTTACTCAATTAGGTTTAGCTATGTTAGCAGCAATTGCGATCGTTTATCTGATCTTAGTTATCACTTTCGGTGGAGCACTAGCGCCATTCGCGATTCTGTTCTCCTTACCGTTTACAGTAATCGGTGCTCTTGTCGGCTTATTAATAGCTGGTGAAACATTAAGTGTTAACTCAATGATTGGTGCTCTAATGCTTATCGGTATCGTTGTAACAAACGCGATTGTATTAATTGACCGCGTGATCCACAAGGAGAAAGAAGGCTTAAGCACACGTGAGGCCATTTTAGAAGCGGGTACAACTCGTCTTCGTCCAATCCTCATGACAGCAATTGCTACAATCGGTGCCCTCATCCCACTAGCACTAGGACTAGAAGGCGGCGGGATGATCTCAAAAGACCTTGGTGTAACGGTAATTGGTGGTTTAACAAGTTCAACGTTATTAACGCTTGTTATCGTGCCAATCGTATATGAAGCATTAAGCAAGGTGCGTCGTAAAAAAACGTTAGTTGAAGAAGAATAA
- a CDS encoding TetR/AcrR family transcriptional regulator — MKEKEKKIIEAAVSIFATKGYSATSIQEIVDACGMSKGAFYLYFKSKDALLLSAFKYQFQLIQSKVDSVPVKDLSPRDAFVLQLKTQLEEIQKNKEFIIMQTREQAIPINSEIEDFIKKMTQNIGRFYHRSLHAIYGTKIDRYIFDLNMILQGIVQSYLKLIILDLGQFDLQKLAAFVLRRADDLVEGYLKSDEEPILSDEFVCQLTEQYPELTREDLLREISLVKNKIDNEAFLITLDVIEEEIKGDSPRLPVIKGMLSNIKNAPGLEELISVLEHYFKL; from the coding sequence ATGAAGGAAAAAGAAAAGAAAATTATTGAGGCCGCCGTTAGTATTTTTGCAACAAAAGGATATTCCGCTACATCGATTCAAGAAATTGTGGATGCTTGTGGAATGTCAAAAGGAGCTTTTTACTTATACTTTAAATCGAAGGATGCCCTGCTGCTTTCAGCATTCAAGTATCAGTTTCAATTAATTCAGTCTAAAGTCGATTCTGTTCCAGTTAAAGATTTATCGCCTCGTGACGCATTTGTTCTTCAGCTTAAAACACAGCTAGAAGAAATTCAAAAGAACAAAGAATTCATTATTATGCAAACACGTGAACAAGCAATACCAATAAATTCTGAGATTGAGGACTTTATTAAGAAAATGACGCAAAATATTGGGAGATTTTATCATAGATCTCTTCATGCTATTTATGGCACAAAAATTGACCGTTATATTTTCGATTTAAATATGATTTTACAAGGTATTGTTCAATCGTACCTAAAACTGATTATTCTTGATCTAGGACAATTTGACCTTCAAAAGTTAGCAGCCTTTGTTTTAAGACGAGCTGATGATTTAGTTGAAGGGTATCTAAAATCAGACGAAGAACCAATTTTATCAGATGAATTCGTTTGTCAGTTAACCGAGCAATATCCAGAGTTAACAAGGGAAGATTTACTAAGAGAAATTTCACTGGTGAAAAATAAGATCGATAATGAAGCTTTTTTAATTACGCTAGATGTGATTGAGGAAGAAATAAAGGGAGATTCACCTCGTTTACCCGTAATCAAAGGAATGTTAAGCAATATAAAAAACGCCCCTGGTTTAGAAGAATTAATTTCTGTCCTTGAGCATTACTTTAAGCTGTAA
- the manA gene encoding mannose-6-phosphate isomerase, class I — protein sequence MVELLKLKPVFKERIWGGTALRDSFRYDIPSEHTGECWAISAHPNGNSTVQNGPYAGKELSWLWENHQELFGHAGGDRFPLLTKILDAKADLSVQVHPDDTYAKKHENGELGKTECWYIIECKEGAEMIFGHHARTKEELVTMIHSGRWEDLLRRVKIKPGDFFYVPSGTIHALCEGTLVLETQQSSDTTYRVYDYDRVDQNGEKRELHLSKAIGVTTVPDDVNQVKPHIEENRSTMITTFIEEEYFSVYKWNVVDEYKHKKEAPFLLCSVINGQGSVKTKEETLSLQKGDHFLVTADTKEMIVDGTLELIVSHT from the coding sequence GTGGTAGAGCTACTAAAATTAAAACCTGTTTTTAAAGAACGAATTTGGGGTGGAACAGCATTAAGAGATTCCTTCCGGTACGACATTCCGAGTGAGCATACGGGGGAGTGTTGGGCAATTAGTGCACACCCGAACGGAAACAGTACCGTCCAAAATGGACCCTATGCAGGAAAGGAATTAAGTTGGCTATGGGAAAACCACCAAGAGCTTTTTGGACATGCAGGCGGCGATCGCTTTCCTTTATTAACGAAAATACTAGATGCTAAAGCAGACTTAAGTGTACAAGTTCATCCGGATGATACATATGCGAAAAAACATGAAAATGGTGAACTAGGCAAAACAGAGTGCTGGTATATTATTGAGTGTAAAGAAGGAGCCGAAATGATTTTTGGCCATCATGCCCGTACAAAAGAAGAGCTGGTCACGATGATTCATTCTGGTCGTTGGGAGGACTTGTTAAGAAGAGTGAAAATTAAGCCGGGTGACTTTTTTTATGTTCCAAGCGGGACCATTCATGCGTTATGTGAAGGAACACTTGTGTTGGAAACACAGCAAAGCTCTGATACAACTTATCGTGTGTACGATTATGACCGTGTTGATCAAAATGGAGAGAAAAGAGAGCTGCACCTATCAAAGGCTATTGGGGTGACAACTGTACCCGACGATGTAAATCAAGTAAAACCTCATATTGAAGAAAATAGATCAACGATGATTACGACATTTATAGAAGAAGAGTACTTTTCTGTTTATAAATGGAATGTAGTTGATGAATATAAACATAAAAAAGAAGCACCGTTTCTCTTGTGCAGTGTAATTAATGGACAAGGTTCTGTAAAAACAAAGGAAGAAACACTTTCGCTTCAAAAGGGTGACCATTTTCTAGTAACAGCCGATACAAAAGAAATGATCGTAGATGGCACACTTGAACTGATTGTGTCGCATACATAA